A window of Cytobacillus sp. FSL H8-0458 genomic DNA:
AAGTTGCCCCAGGTTCGGACTCTGAAGATGGAGTTTCACTTTTTGTGTCCGAAGTTGCCCCAGGTTCGGACTCTGAAGTTGGATTTTCACTTTTTGTGTCCGAAGTTGCCCCAGGTTCGGACTCTGAAGCTGGATTTTCACTTTTTGTGTCCGAAGTTGCCCCAGGTTCGGACTCTGAACCGCGAATTTCTGCATTCTCTGTCCGAAGATGCTCCGAGTTCAAACTCCGCAGCCCAGATTTCCGCATTCTATGTCCCAGGCAGCACCAAGTCCCGACTCACCCGCCAGAGATCCGCCTCCAAAGCACATTTCAGAATACAAGATGTATCAAAAAGAAGAATCAGAGCCCATATTAATTACTATAGTCCCATCCCTCTTCGGTATCATTGCTTACATATGTATGTTACAATGAAAAGAGTAACAAATTTTAAGGGTCAACTTGACTTTTCTTAGTCACCCCTTCGAAAGGGGATTAAAAAATGGAGAAAATAAGCGTATTTCTGGATGATTATCGGAAAGCGCCGGATGGTCATGTATTAGTTGAGACCATTGATGAATGTATCCTTTTGCTTCAGACCTATGAAATTGACCACTTGTCTTTAGACCATGACTTAGTAAGCAAATCTAGAAATGGTCTTATGCTTGTTCATATAATGGTTCAAAAACAGCTATTTGCGGATCGAATAACTGTCCACTCTGCCAATTCAGTAGGCGGGAAAGCCATGTATCATTATTTAAAACAAGCACAGCGCGATTTTGAAATGCCCACTGACATTAAAGTAATTTTACGTCCACTGCCCCTCAACTACATTCCGCCAAACTATCTGCACAACTATTAGAGATCCAACGACATCCACCTTATCTCCTTAGTCACAGGAATTATATAAATTAATAGTGAATAGGGAGCAGAGTTAATCTACTGCTTCCTTTTTTAATGTCTTTAATAGTTAAAATAAATCCGCTCCTCCACTAAGAGGAGCGGATTTAACAGCTTTATCGCTTTTCATTCAAGTATGCCCACGCATATTGCGCATAAAGCTCTGCACCAGTTGATAAGGCGTCTTCATCAATATTGAATTTGCCGTGGTGGTGGGCCCATTCTGTGTCTTTCTTTGGGTTGCCGCTGCCAACGAGGGCGAAGCTGCCAGGTGCTTTTTCTAAGAAGAAACTGAAGTCTTCCCCACCCATTGTCGGTTTTTCATTGTAAAGTACGTCATTCCCGAAAGCAGCAGATGCTACTTTTTGAACTAGCTGCGCACTGAATTCATCATTGATTACAGCCAGCGAACCCCGAATGTATTCTACATCTGCATTAGCACCGTAGATAGCTGCCGTGTTTTCGGCATATTGCCGCAGCTGTTTTTCAATATGATCTCTTGTTTCAGGATCGAAGCAGCGGACTGTTCCCTCGATGACTGCATTTTCAGCAATGATGTTGAATCTTGTACCCACCGTCATTTTCCCAATGGTGAGTACGGCAGGCTGCTGGGCATCAATAGTTCTGGACACCACACTCTGCACATTCATGACAAAAGAAGAGGCAACAACAGCCGCATCAATGCAATCATGCGGCATCGCCCCATGCCCGCCTTTTCCTTTGAATGTCACCTTGACGATATCAGCTGATGCGAAGGATGGCCCTGGTGTACAGGACACTTTATGTGTTGGCATTTGCGACCAGATGTGGATGCCAAAGACATTGTCCACATCCTCCATTGCTCCCTGTTCCACCATCCTCTTTGCCCCTTCCGCTACCTCTTCGGCTGGCTGGAAAAGCAGGCGGACTTTCCCCGACAATTCTTCTTTTATCTCATTTAATGCCTTGGCAGCAACCATCAGCATAGCAGTATGGGCATCGTGTCCGCATGCATGCATTTTGCCATTCTCCTGGGATGCATAAGGAAGATCCTTATTCAATTCCTCCACCTGCAGCGCATCCATGTCTCCCCTTAAAGCTACCGTCTTCCCCGGCTGTCCGCCTGCAATTTCAGCAATCACACCCGTTGGTTCTGCCTTTCTGTATGAGATGCCCAGGCCATCCAGATACTCACAGATAAATTGAGTCGTTTTAAATTCCTCCCATGATAATTCCGGTTCACTATGCAATTTTCTGCGCAGTTCTGTTAATTCATCACTATATGCCTCAATCAACTCTTTTAAACCGCTATGGATCATAGATTATTCCGCCTCCGTTAGCTCTATTGCTGCCTCAAACAGAATCTGAACTGCTTCGGCAATATGCCGGGAATCAGACCATTCTTCAGGACAATGGCTCAGTCCGTTTTTGCTTGGAATGAACAGCATTCCCGT
This region includes:
- a CDS encoding M20 family metallopeptidase, which produces MIHSGLKELIEAYSDELTELRRKLHSEPELSWEEFKTTQFICEYLDGLGISYRKAEPTGVIAEIAGGQPGKTVALRGDMDALQVEELNKDLPYASQENGKMHACGHDAHTAMLMVAAKALNEIKEELSGKVRLLFQPAEEVAEGAKRMVEQGAMEDVDNVFGIHIWSQMPTHKVSCTPGPSFASADIVKVTFKGKGGHGAMPHDCIDAAVVASSFVMNVQSVVSRTIDAQQPAVLTIGKMTVGTRFNIIAENAVIEGTVRCFDPETRDHIEKQLRQYAENTAAIYGANADVEYIRGSLAVINDEFSAQLVQKVASAAFGNDVLYNEKPTMGGEDFSFFLEKAPGSFALVGSGNPKKDTEWAHHHGKFNIDEDALSTGAELYAQYAWAYLNEKR
- a CDS encoding cyclic-phosphate processing receiver domain-containing protein, translated to MEKISVFLDDYRKAPDGHVLVETIDECILLLQTYEIDHLSLDHDLVSKSRNGLMLVHIMVQKQLFADRITVHSANSVGGKAMYHYLKQAQRDFEMPTDIKVILRPLPLNYIPPNYLHNY